The window GAGTCTCATGTCGGTGTCAAAGTATATCATTGTATACTTAGAAGCACATTGCACTTACTGGTAGTTTGAACTATGGAATGCTTGCCTTTTCTTGTTCGGACAGCTTCTGCATTCTAGTTTAGGGATGCAGCCAACTGATTGATCCTCGGTTTCAGGAGCTAATTAAGGAAATGGGCATCCCAGCCATATTTACAGACTTCTGTGAGGAAGCTGCAAATCTAGCTGCCGATTGCATAAGCACTGTCACTAGCCTACCTCTCAGGCTGCCAGTATATCTGTTAACTTGTTCTTATGCCCTTCAATTTCGAAGCCTGGCCAAAAAAATCTGGTAACTAACTGGCTTCTTGTTTTGCAGATTCAAATCAATCCATTTAGGCAGCCGATGGTGGTGGAAGATAGCGCGATATACGTCCCATGCTACTCAAATTGCTTTCTCTTTGGGATGTGATTGTATACAAGGTGTATTATTTGGTTTCTCATAAAGACGCTTGGGGTAGAGGTTTGAACTATCCTGTCAAAGATTGTATACATGTGTTGAAGAAACAGAGCTTTTCTATCCTGTCAAAGATTGTTCGTTCTATACAACGTGCATCTATCAGTTTTTGTGGGATGCCTTTTGTTCTTTAATGACATCTTATTGATCTTTAATTGTGTTGATGAAAAGAACTAGTAAGTTATGGTTATCAAGAGACCATCAAATCGAACATTATGTATAGGAACAATCACAAACACAATTCAATTCCTATCGAAATAGACAACCCACAGAGCTTTGGGACTCAATCTCATGTGCACATACACCATCCTCGCATTATCCTACCCACACTGGCACTCAGATATCGACGTCACAGTAGACCCTGTCGAACGTGGGCGTCGCGGAGAAGCTCACGAGCACGGGCGCGCAGTAAACCCTCAGCGTGTAGTGCTTCGTCTTTACCACCCCCACCTTCAACCTTATCCTCGCACTTACCCTCACCTCCAACCCCACCTTCCCGGCCGACCGGTCGTGCTTCAGGCTCTTCTCCACCGATCCCAGCAGCGGCGTCGACGTTGCCGCCGCGATCACGTCGAGCGTCGTCACGTTCCGCCGCCGCTGGTAGAATGGTGCAACCTCCGTGAAGGCCACCATCTGGTCGTCGTACCAAACCGTGACCTCCATGAAGTCGTAGTACACTGAGACCCGGTGGTTGCGGTTGTAGGACCGGAGCGTGAGGTCGAAGGTGGCGTTGAGCGCGTGGCTGGCCGTGAGGTTGAAGCCGTAGACGCGGGCGTCGTCGACGGTGTACTCGAGCGCCTTCGGGCGGACGACAAGCCAAAAGATGAGGACGACGAGGCTGACGAGCACGATGATGCCAAAGCCGGTGAAAACGATGCACGGGAGGATGCCGGGGCGCGAACGCCGGCTGGGCCACGGGCGCTCGCGGACCATGGCGGTGAGTGTGGTTGCTGCCGAGGACGAGTGGCGCAGGGATTGGAACGGATATATAGAGCCGAGTTCAGAGTGTGTAGGGAATGTTTCGGGGAGTGCAAAAGTGGCGATCACAGGCTGTATGAAAGCAGAAAGCTTGCATTGTCCTTTGTTCTTTTTCGGCTTTGAATGTTGTTTTTAGTCACCGGAAACCTCCATGAACAACTCAGTAAGCAGTGCCAGAGATCTGCATTCTGCGTATATTTCACATCTCTctcatcaaaatcgttgatgttTGCAGTGTCAAAATCCTGTGGTCCACGTTCCAAAGCACACAGCATTAGATTAGAACCAAAGTGGGTGAGGCCGTAAACCTGTTAATCCTTATCGCTTTGATGGATTGAGATGCCTCGTCTCGAGATTGTTCCAAGTATATTTCCCCTCTTTCTCAAGCTTTTTCTCTTGCCCTCCAGCCCAAGTTATGCTCTTGTATAGGGAACAGGGTTGTTGTCACAGGGCCCATGCGGACGTGTCAGGAATCGACTACAGAGATGGGCCTCAAACGGATTATAAGGCCCACAAACGTAGCCCAGCCGTTACTTGCCCCGACACCGATATAAAATGACAAATTTAGAGCCACGTATTTTGCTTATTGTAAATGAAAAAGCTCTTTGAGTTAGGATTATATTGTTGATATGAAATTTTATTTACTGACCTCGTTACTAACTGATGATGAGGTTATCGGTGACGACTTGATTTTGAATCATATGCGTAAGGGTTAAGAAATAACTGGGAAGATAGCTCGGGTGTCGACACTTGTGAACTAAGAAGATTAGAATTGGATGAGATGTTCGATCTAATCCCTCCTATAACGTTAGAACAAAGGTCGAGAGTAAAATTATGGGTGACCATTGACTAATCTGGATAATAGTAGATTTGGTTTAGAAGAGTTGTTTTACGGTGTTTCCTCTTAGAGTTACTGTTGTTGGCTTGGGTGTGTATCATGTCATGCGAGTCCCGATCTCCACGTCGAGCTGACAGCCCGTGTCAAGCTGCAATTGGAGGGTGAATTATCCTCTTATCATTAACTAAAGCATCGCATAGAAGAGATGACACGTTTCCAATGTAGTTCTGCGTGATCGATGCTGATCTATGGCAAACCTTCAGTGAAATTTCCTCACGAGGAGAATGCAACACCAGATGGAGAAAGATCTTTTTCCGGCAGATGGACGCGATGACGAAGACGATGGAGAACACAGCGTGCCCACTTCGGCGGTGATCTCAAATGGCGGAGCCAAAACAAAAACAGTATGATTAGGGTGTGGATTAATTAGGTCCGACCCTGCATCCTTTTTATGATGTAGTGTGAGATGAGAGTGCACATAGCTAGCTAGCTTCTCCATGTCCCATGTTTCCGAGCCAAGAGCAGGCGGCAGTGGACACTCGGCAGAGCACTACATTGCAACGCTCCCTCCATTATCAAGTACTTTTGAGCTCGATACGGCCGCCCCAACTCCGGCATCAGATACATAGGAGCCACTGACTGCTCGTCGTATACCACCCAAAACAATGGACCTCTTTATCCGAAGTCTCATCGGGAAGAAGTCAAGACTTCACCGAAAAGTAAAAGCATGCTGGCTGAAGTCGTAGTGCCGACTAAGATAGATGAGCTAGTGGGAGTGCCACAAAGCAGTGCTTATTTATATTGCCTCTCTTCTCAGCCTTCTCTTATTGGCCTCTCCCCTCACTGCGGCCAGTGGTGGCTTTCCAACAATATCTGCAAGCTGGtggtggtagtggtggtggtggttgtgcGAAAGGAAAACTCTGGTGAGCAACTTTTATTGCCACCCCGTTTAAGAACTATGAGTGGCTTCTGCGTAGGAACTCCTCACGTATCCACAAAGAAAACACGAAGTATAAATACTGGATTAGTATGATGACAATTATTGAGTGCGACCTTATCACTTGTTCAACTCATGCTGTCTTATGTAAACGTAAACGTGGAGCTTACAGAGGAACTAAGCATGCAAGAATTAAGCAACTGTGAATGCATGCATTTGCTCCCAAGTGTTCATCCTAGACTCCCGCTATcgctcatatacatatataatgtaGGAGTTGGAGAAGTAACACGTTGTTCTACGTCACCATTCCATCTCCACGCCCTTTAATAAAGACTCATTTTGTTGCACCCCATGTATAAAAGAATGCAGGATCATCAAAGGATACTGCTTGCTGGGAACTTATGAGTAGCATGTAGATTACTGGATGCATGCTTAGTGAAGTATATTAGAGTTAATCATAGTCTTCTGTCttttggattattattattatcagtgAGACAAGCATGCAGTAGTCATTCGTAAACCACCAATCATGTATATTTAAGATTAAGAATGTAGAAAGACCGAACGGGATTATTCTTTTATCAACCAACGCAGAGTTCTATTAGCTTTAGTTCTCTAGATATCCTATGAGACCATATCTTTGACACGGCCACTGTAGGCTATGATGATGGCTAGAACAATGAAAGAGTTAAAAGCAGTAGACGTCATCTATCTCCGTATATATGAATCGAACTTAATCTAACTACTACACAAAGCAAGAAATGACATTGGATTCCATCAACCTTAGAATTGCTTGAAGTATCGAGTCCCGAAGTCCTTCTCCGAACATGTCCATGTTTGTTGGCCGAGAAGTTTAAGGCATGCACTTGATGTTTACTGAAGCAGATAGTATAGGTTCCACGCATGGCTCAAAGGAAGAAACACTGCACATCCCCAGGGACATTGGGTGATGCTGCGTCAAGACTGTCATTGGATCTCTATCTATCGTTATGCTTTGTGTGGACTAATTCTTTCTCCCTGTAACTAAATTACTATAGGCAAAGATAATGACAGAAAAAAGGAACCGCAATCATCAACTTGTTATTAGCTCATACGAACCATTCCTTTTATTCTTGCACTTCGCTAGTGGAATCTTTGACGCTACCTAAAATCGGCATGCATATTTTTGCTCTTCTGAGACGTACCAACCACTAAGCTGAAGCTCTCTGGTCAATGACATGCAATGCGGTATAACATAAGCCGAAAAAGGTCAAAGAAAAGGTTAAGACAAGTTagccttaacaaagaagttctttAATGGGGGTATCCATTCTTCTTTCATAAGCTACATTACGTAATAGTGGACATCCACGAAATCCTCCTTAAGTTACTTGATGATTTGTGTTAAAGACTAAGACAAGTTAACCTTAAGAAAACATATCATCGATGCAGTAGCTATGCCTTCTCCCGTAAGCAACATAACGTGATAAAGGACGTCCACGAAATCCTCCTTAAGTTATTGAATGATTTCTCATGATAATATTTGAGACGAGTCAAATTGCTCATGAGAATATGTTGAAAGGAATTCAACGTAAGCAATTCTAATACCAAAAAAGTAACCATGCATTCACTTTACATAAAGCATCAAAGACTTTATGAAAGATTGATATTGTAGACAAAAGTTCACAGTGAAAAGTAACGAGGCATAAAACATCAACTTTCCAATTAAGAGATATAATCTTAGTGAATCGAGCTTTGTTTATTGTGCAAGACCAATGAGAGACAGGCTTGGCTGTTCTTGATATTTTGGTCAATAGAACAATCATTCCATATATGCAATAACTTGAGCTGTCTCATCTCATTCCCTCTCGGTCTCCATTAGCATTGCCTCACTCATTTATATGTCCATTGATCATCCAGTTCGCTTGTCATAGAGTGGGGTGCATGGTAGAAAAGT of the Musa acuminata AAA Group cultivar baxijiao chromosome BXJ3-2, Cavendish_Baxijiao_AAA, whole genome shotgun sequence genome contains:
- the LOC103975862 gene encoding uncharacterized protein At1g08160-like — its product is MVRERPWPSRRSRPGILPCIVFTGFGIIVLVSLVVLIFWLVVRPKALEYTVDDARVYGFNLTASHALNATFDLTLRSYNRNHRVSVYYDFMEVTVWYDDQMVAFTEVAPFYQRRRNVTTLDVIAAATSTPLLGSVEKSLKHDRSAGKVGLEVRVSARIRLKVGVVKTKHYTLRVYCAPVLVSFSATPTFDRVYCDVDI